In the Leptospira sp. WS4.C2 genome, one interval contains:
- a CDS encoding valine--pyruvate transaminase, with amino-acid sequence MAPMTGSFSSLWASRLRQNQGIRSLMEDLGQITGHPDEILLGGGNPAHIPEAEEIFADCFLSLAKDPSLAALLGDYQAPIGNDRFRTLAAEYLSPHFGVTLTKDNIAFFNGSQNAYSYLLNLQSGKMTDGSFKKILLPIVPEYIGYADQSIEADAFVATKPEVIPTGNHRFRYGLNKTDFDLSNVGCVALSRPTNPTGNILSLKDIHWIEKRTQEKSIPLLIDLAYGNPFPNLIGEEEPIPYREGRTLSLSFSKIGLPGVRLGIIISNPDTIETLSSYAAVGNLAVGNLGVYMMEILFRKDILPLLTKNVLRPFYDKKKELAISIFESEFQKHGVEYEIHDPLGGFFLWIRFPNLSVSNHKLYHLCKDKRLFIVSGHYFFPGLNSDFSHTQDCIRLTYCRKEEELARGAHILAEIVASHQAKSK; translated from the coding sequence ATGGCCCCCATGACGGGTTCTTTTTCTTCTCTTTGGGCAAGCCGCCTCCGCCAAAACCAGGGAATTCGATCCCTAATGGAGGACCTGGGCCAAATCACCGGGCACCCGGACGAAATCCTTCTTGGGGGAGGAAATCCGGCCCACATCCCGGAAGCAGAAGAAATTTTCGCGGATTGTTTTCTCTCCCTGGCCAAAGACCCGTCGCTTGCGGCACTTCTTGGTGACTACCAAGCACCCATCGGCAATGATCGTTTCCGCACACTCGCCGCAGAATATTTATCTCCGCATTTTGGTGTTACTCTTACCAAAGACAACATCGCTTTTTTCAATGGCAGCCAAAACGCCTATTCTTACTTACTCAACCTCCAATCCGGCAAAATGACCGATGGGAGTTTTAAAAAAATACTTCTCCCTATTGTCCCAGAATACATTGGTTATGCGGACCAATCCATAGAAGCCGATGCCTTTGTGGCAACCAAACCTGAAGTGATTCCAACAGGAAATCATAGATTTCGATACGGATTAAACAAAACCGATTTTGATCTTTCGAATGTAGGTTGTGTGGCCCTATCACGTCCTACGAATCCCACAGGAAATATTTTATCTCTAAAAGACATTCATTGGATAGAAAAAAGAACCCAAGAGAAATCGATTCCCCTCCTCATTGATTTGGCCTACGGAAATCCTTTCCCCAATTTGATTGGAGAGGAAGAACCGATTCCTTACCGGGAAGGGAGAACCCTTTCCTTAAGTTTTTCAAAAATTGGGCTGCCGGGAGTTCGTTTAGGAATCATCATCTCTAACCCAGACACAATCGAAACTCTTTCATCTTATGCGGCAGTAGGCAATTTAGCTGTTGGAAACCTCGGTGTGTATATGATGGAAATTCTCTTTCGTAAGGACATACTTCCACTCCTTACAAAAAACGTCTTACGTCCGTTTTATGACAAAAAAAAGGAACTTGCAATTTCTATCTTTGAATCGGAATTCCAAAAACATGGAGTCGAGTATGAAATCCATGATCCTTTAGGTGGATTTTTTCTTTGGATTCGTTTTCCCAATTTATCTGTATCCAATCACAAACTTTACCACCTTTGTAAAGATAAACGGCTCTTCATTGTTTCTGGACATTATTTCTTTCCGGGGTTAAACTCAGATTTTTCGCACACTCAAGATTGCATACGTTTGACATATTGCCGTAAGGAAGAAGAATTAGCCAGGGGAGCCCATATCTTGGCTGAGATTGTGGCCTCACACCAGGCAAAATCCAAATGA
- a CDS encoding DegT/DnrJ/EryC1/StrS family aminotransferase — protein sequence MSTETIQRPIRKEKDIEFFKPTLSREDLKGVLECLVDEHLSTGEIVERFEKTFCHTFKIKHAISSNSLTSAYHLALLALGVKAGDSVLLSSYAPISALDAIFLLQAKPVLVDLKRNSFHPCPEEFLRKKNESGATFALFDHSFGSLIRLSDYSIEGLEVLEDFTEAIGATSETISVGKQSKIAICGLSAENIITTGNGAMIITSEASLSTSVKSYKSGPSAKRNFGEPKYDYNLVDYQAALGIEQLSKLGVILERKKKIASAYLQAVQNSRLETYFQNPTEDTFQRFPIVVSAQNYEEIQRYFKSIHIGTQRTVDEPLHRVLEVNPLEFPNAERLYQRGHCIPIYPNLTKDNVQRIATAIRRIY from the coding sequence ATGAGCACCGAAACAATACAAAGACCTATTCGAAAAGAAAAAGACATTGAATTTTTTAAACCAACCCTTTCTCGGGAAGACCTGAAAGGTGTTTTGGAATGTCTCGTGGATGAACACCTTTCTACCGGTGAAATTGTAGAAAGATTTGAAAAAACGTTCTGTCACACCTTTAAAATCAAACACGCCATCTCTTCTAATTCCCTTACTTCTGCATACCACTTAGCATTACTTGCGTTAGGTGTAAAAGCAGGAGACTCCGTTCTTCTTTCCAGTTATGCTCCGATCTCTGCTTTGGATGCGATCTTTCTTTTACAAGCCAAACCAGTGCTTGTGGATTTAAAACGAAATTCCTTTCATCCTTGCCCGGAAGAATTCCTTCGTAAAAAAAATGAATCGGGTGCCACTTTCGCTCTTTTTGATCATAGTTTTGGATCTCTCATTCGTTTGAGTGATTATTCCATCGAAGGATTGGAAGTTTTAGAAGACTTTACCGAAGCCATTGGAGCCACTTCCGAAACGATCAGCGTAGGAAAACAATCCAAAATTGCCATTTGTGGTCTCAGTGCAGAAAACATCATTACCACTGGAAACGGTGCGATGATCATTACTTCAGAAGCTTCTCTCTCTACTTCAGTAAAATCATACAAATCGGGTCCTTCCGCCAAACGCAATTTTGGTGAACCAAAGTATGATTACAATTTAGTGGATTACCAAGCAGCCCTCGGAATTGAACAACTTTCCAAACTCGGTGTCATCTTAGAACGTAAGAAAAAAATTGCCTCTGCCTATTTACAAGCGGTGCAAAACTCCAGATTGGAAACTTACTTCCAAAATCCAACGGAAGATACCTTCCAAAGATTTCCTATTGTTGTCTCGGCACAAAACTACGAAGAGATCCAAAGGTATTTTAAATCCATTCATATTGGAACACAAAGAACTGTGGATGAACCACTTCATCGTGTATTGGAAGTGAATCCTTTGGAATTTCCGAATGCAGAACGCCTTTACCAAAGAGGGCATTGTATTCCGATTTATCCTAACCTAACAAAAGACAACGTACAACGGATTGCTACAGCCATCCGACGAATCTATTGA
- a CDS encoding discoidin domain-containing protein, whose protein sequence is MQFSISKTSLLIAALCLPIFAEPLNPPSVTSSSQLLPKSKKYTPIFAMDGKLKTSWVEGVDGEGIGESLQIKYKSPINFRSLSIYNGFGDPKLWAANNRIKKLKISTEEGNEEIITLKDSLSLQMIEFKSELRAKEISLTIQEVYKGTNSENTAIAELIFNSEQAGSALIPPKNTWAIGKWKTKSNIARIQLHNDGTCEMGYETAKMLCTWTEKGDKVIVSLEATLPLTNTDILEIKRRGNSSDPILEINGKHEFISNRDGV, encoded by the coding sequence ATGCAGTTTTCTATTTCCAAAACTTCCCTACTCATAGCCGCTCTCTGCCTACCGATCTTTGCAGAACCACTCAATCCTCCGAGTGTTACTTCCAGCAGTCAACTGTTACCAAAATCAAAAAAATATACCCCCATCTTTGCGATGGACGGAAAACTCAAAACCAGTTGGGTCGAAGGTGTGGATGGTGAAGGGATCGGTGAATCCTTACAAATCAAATACAAGTCACCAATCAACTTTCGTTCCTTATCCATCTACAATGGATTTGGTGATCCAAAACTTTGGGCAGCAAACAATAGAATCAAAAAACTAAAAATTTCCACAGAAGAGGGAAATGAAGAAATTATAACTCTAAAAGATAGTTTGTCTCTTCAAATGATCGAATTCAAATCCGAACTTCGGGCCAAAGAAATTTCTCTTACCATCCAAGAAGTATACAAAGGAACAAATTCAGAAAACACAGCCATAGCAGAACTGATATTCAATTCAGAACAAGCGGGTTCAGCTCTCATTCCACCCAAAAATACTTGGGCCATCGGAAAGTGGAAAACAAAATCCAATATAGCAAGAATCCAACTTCATAACGATGGAACTTGTGAAATGGGATACGAAACGGCTAAGATGTTATGTACTTGGACTGAAAAAGGGGACAAAGTCATTGTGAGTCTAGAAGCTACCCTTCCTCTCACTAATACAGACATTTTGGAAATCAAACGTCGAGGAAATTCATCAGATCCAATCCTTGAGATCAATGGAAAACATGAATTTATCTCCAATCGGGACGGAGTTTAA
- the cutA gene encoding divalent-cation tolerance protein CutA → MNQTWEFSTVYVTFSSEEEAKKIAKIVVTERLAACANIIKGMDSIYIWKEVLEESTEVVCLFKTTREKSELLMQRIKEIHSYETPCIVLWPIVSGNPDYLDWVRNSL, encoded by the coding sequence ATGAATCAAACATGGGAATTCAGCACAGTCTATGTCACTTTTTCCTCAGAAGAAGAAGCAAAAAAAATCGCAAAAATTGTCGTTACTGAACGGTTGGCGGCCTGCGCCAATATCATCAAGGGAATGGATTCCATTTACATTTGGAAAGAGGTTTTAGAAGAATCAACTGAAGTTGTTTGTTTATTCAAAACGACAAGGGAGAAATCGGAGCTATTAATGCAGAGAATCAAAGAAATACATTCTTACGAAACTCCCTGCATTGTTTTATGGCCTATTGTTTCAGGAAATCCTGATTATTTGGATTGGGTTCGAAATTCTTTATAA
- a CDS encoding glutathione S-transferase N-terminal domain-containing protein — protein MSSTLYTFPISHFSEKARWALDLANYPYQLSPLVPGQHIQTLKPLVNDLYVPVLETDSGVTQGSGNILDLVEEKAFGHKASAEEKLMEEKVDTQIGKSLQTLLYHFILDYPEIVGKLFLLKPVSLSDSVGPPEHFDLIALSLKRRYKITPKNLEVVKQSLDECSKELIEIYKSRKFFNGNSFGRVDLTVASLMGMLAEPKESPAYPWFASVQMPETFLTWRKELGFEVLFDRIGEFYKEFRTQSK, from the coding sequence ATGAGTTCAACCTTATACACTTTCCCAATCTCACATTTTTCTGAAAAAGCTAGATGGGCATTGGATCTTGCAAACTATCCCTACCAACTAAGCCCACTGGTACCCGGACAACACATCCAAACTTTAAAACCCCTAGTAAACGATCTTTATGTGCCTGTTTTGGAGACTGATTCAGGTGTCACTCAAGGTTCAGGAAATATTCTAGATTTAGTCGAAGAAAAAGCATTTGGCCACAAAGCATCTGCGGAAGAAAAACTTATGGAAGAGAAAGTAGATACTCAAATCGGAAAAAGTTTACAAACTCTTTTATATCACTTTATCCTGGATTATCCAGAAATTGTGGGAAAATTATTTTTATTAAAACCTGTTTCGCTCAGCGATTCAGTTGGACCTCCAGAACATTTTGATTTGATTGCCTTATCTCTCAAAAGAAGGTATAAAATCACTCCCAAAAATCTGGAAGTCGTAAAACAATCATTAGATGAATGTTCCAAAGAATTAATAGAAATCTATAAAAGCCGTAAATTTTTTAACGGAAATTCTTTTGGACGAGTGGATTTGACTGTGGCAAGTCTTATGGGTATGCTTGCCGAACCAAAAGAATCCCCCGCTTATCCTTGGTTTGCCTCTGTCCAAATGCCAGAAACCTTTCTTACTTGGCGTAAAGAATTAGGATTCGAAGTGTTATTCGATAGAATCGGAGAGTTTTATAAAGAATTTCGAACCCAATCCAAATAA
- a CDS encoding M23 family metallopeptidase: MRFGFFILFLVFPIGFLFAKEKSEFCSMERLCVIYVQDKTGVDIYFQNKIAIDETYTTVSVNATSKNMKSSIKLPFVTVLKGPKRKKLFRLNVNKPNRRWVYQIKYKWILGNYSVSHDPKTVYDLPFEKGMKVRVYQGYKGTKSHHGDNRYSIDFGLKEGDLVTAARDGVVIDTEQKNNEGGFEMKYIHSANYVKILHEDGTIGQYAHLRYMGVLVKRGQRVATGTPLGYAGSTGFSDGPHLHFEVYKPTPKLRKKTIPTVFLTESSDAQIVSEGELHWRRDKQEPIVKTIADIDEIEICESIQKLERSGCNFSSFSKSSTIYFYLPLLKPSRYKIQISVRKNGTSILKLYNWETNPEWWDAYLDVQLEDSSEPMEGDWTATISIDGIIQKEIQFQVTSVK; the protein is encoded by the coding sequence ATGAGATTTGGCTTTTTTATTCTATTTTTAGTTTTTCCTATTGGATTTTTATTTGCCAAAGAAAAATCCGAATTCTGTTCCATGGAAAGACTCTGTGTCATATATGTTCAGGACAAAACAGGAGTCGACATTTACTTCCAAAACAAAATTGCTATCGATGAAACCTATACTACTGTTTCAGTCAATGCAACTTCAAAGAATATGAAAAGCAGTATAAAACTTCCTTTTGTTACCGTATTAAAAGGTCCAAAACGTAAAAAACTGTTTCGTTTAAACGTAAACAAACCGAATAGGCGTTGGGTCTACCAGATCAAATACAAATGGATTCTTGGTAATTATTCTGTATCACATGATCCAAAAACTGTTTATGATTTGCCGTTTGAAAAAGGTATGAAGGTTCGGGTCTATCAAGGTTATAAGGGAACTAAAAGCCACCATGGAGATAATCGTTATTCGATCGATTTTGGATTGAAAGAGGGAGATTTAGTAACAGCCGCTAGGGATGGCGTTGTCATTGATACGGAACAAAAAAATAATGAGGGTGGATTCGAAATGAAATACATCCACTCCGCAAATTATGTAAAAATCCTTCATGAGGATGGAACCATAGGTCAATATGCTCACCTCCGTTATATGGGAGTTCTTGTCAAACGTGGGCAACGAGTGGCCACAGGAACCCCCCTGGGATATGCCGGAAGTACTGGATTTAGTGATGGTCCTCATTTGCATTTTGAAGTATACAAACCCACTCCCAAATTACGTAAAAAAACAATACCAACTGTATTTCTGACAGAATCCTCTGATGCACAAATTGTATCAGAGGGAGAACTTCATTGGCGCAGAGATAAACAAGAACCAATAGTCAAAACGATTGCAGATATAGACGAAATTGAGATTTGTGAATCGATTCAGAAGCTGGAACGATCGGGATGTAATTTTTCCTCCTTTTCTAAAAGTTCCACTATTTATTTTTATCTTCCACTTTTGAAACCATCTCGTTACAAAATACAAATTTCCGTTCGTAAAAATGGAACCTCTATTTTGAAATTGTATAATTGGGAGACGAATCCTGAATGGTGGGATGCCTACTTAGATGTGCAATTGGAAGATTCTTCTGAACCGATGGAAGGCGATTGGACTGCGACCATTTCTATTGATGGCATAATACAAAAAGAAATTCAATTTCAAGTAACGAGTGTAAAGTGA
- a CDS encoding M23 family metallopeptidase gives MIRFFFIILFIGFSLGLFAESNVTEECNQEWICLIQTKDEDGIALSIRNHNPNPKITNSVLLNTTLINFKTDLVFPYFVVVKGPNPVFITKFLLDDKSKNAFHSFAFRVRPGDWDSIHDDSVSYLLPFAPEIRARVVQGYNGSVTHFGNFAYSIDFGIPVGTPVHAARKGYVMATEARYSEGGFRKDLISKANFIIIQHDDGTLGNYAHLMKNGVVVKLGDVVEAGQLIGYSGNTGYTQGPHLHFEVHKPNRQLEVTTIPTVFRTQYSDRDTLNEYYMYWHPRLGIDSKTDILEEDIQICKLTTKREKTQCGENSFQLGENFLVSLEFARPGNQRIEIDISIDGKGFEPMKLDWVAQRNLAFEGRYLSIANNPKFIGRWKVRVRVNGEEKKILFFDVKA, from the coding sequence GTGATCAGGTTTTTTTTCATTATATTGTTTATTGGTTTTTCCCTTGGATTGTTTGCGGAATCGAATGTTACCGAAGAATGTAATCAAGAATGGATTTGCCTCATCCAAACTAAAGACGAGGATGGAATTGCGTTGTCTATTCGTAACCACAATCCTAATCCTAAAATTACAAATTCGGTTTTACTCAACACCACTCTTATCAATTTTAAAACAGATTTAGTTTTTCCATACTTTGTTGTTGTGAAGGGACCAAATCCTGTTTTTATTACAAAATTTCTTTTGGATGACAAATCGAAAAATGCCTTTCATTCTTTTGCTTTCCGAGTTCGACCAGGGGATTGGGATAGCATTCATGATGATTCTGTGAGTTACTTATTGCCATTTGCTCCAGAAATTCGAGCAAGGGTTGTACAAGGATATAATGGATCCGTTACCCATTTTGGTAATTTTGCCTATTCTATCGATTTTGGAATTCCTGTAGGCACTCCCGTTCACGCAGCAAGAAAGGGTTATGTGATGGCAACTGAAGCTCGTTATTCGGAAGGTGGGTTTCGAAAGGATTTAATATCAAAGGCAAATTTTATCATCATACAACATGATGATGGAACTTTGGGCAATTATGCCCACTTAATGAAAAATGGTGTTGTTGTAAAGCTGGGAGATGTGGTAGAAGCAGGTCAATTAATTGGATACTCAGGTAATACTGGTTATACGCAAGGACCACACCTCCATTTCGAAGTACACAAACCAAATCGTCAATTGGAAGTCACAACGATCCCAACTGTCTTTAGAACACAATACTCCGACAGGGACACTTTAAATGAATATTATATGTATTGGCATCCGCGTCTAGGAATCGACTCCAAGACGGATATACTAGAAGAAGACATTCAAATTTGTAAGCTAACAACAAAACGAGAAAAGACACAGTGCGGCGAAAACTCTTTCCAATTGGGAGAGAACTTTTTAGTCTCCTTGGAATTTGCGAGACCAGGAAACCAACGGATTGAGATAGATATATCCATTGATGGAAAGGGGTTTGAGCCTATGAAACTGGATTGGGTTGCTCAAAGGAATTTGGCCTTTGAAGGCAGATACCTATCGATTGCAAACAATCCTAAGTTCATTGGTCGTTGGAAGGTCCGAGTGAGGGTCAATGGAGAGGAAAAAAAGATTCTTTTTTTTGATGTAAAAGCATAA
- a CDS encoding DUF2237 family protein, with amino-acid sequence MEMDESLNVLGGPLAPCSIQPLTGFFRDGCCNTSDDDVGSHTVCVLATEEFLESQKQSGNDLITPWPQYAFPGVKPGERWCLCASRWLEAYRNGAPPKVFLESTHKRALEIIPLELLERFAADDFG; translated from the coding sequence ATGGAAATGGATGAATCTTTGAATGTACTCGGCGGACCCCTGGCTCCCTGTTCCATTCAGCCGCTCACTGGTTTTTTCCGGGATGGTTGTTGTAATACATCTGATGATGACGTTGGTTCTCATACAGTTTGTGTTCTTGCCACAGAAGAATTTTTAGAATCCCAAAAACAAAGTGGCAATGACCTCATCACTCCTTGGCCACAGTACGCTTTCCCAGGTGTGAAACCAGGAGAACGTTGGTGTCTTTGTGCCTCTAGATGGTTAGAGGCCTACCGCAATGGGGCTCCTCCCAAGGTTTTTTTGGAGTCCACCCACAAACGAGCGTTAGAGATCATACCCTTGGAGTTACTCGAAAGGTTTGCCGCTGACGATTTTGGTTAG
- a CDS encoding SH3 domain-containing protein, whose translation MSGYKFLLYILLIIFVFPIFAQNHWDDYIHEKTIGSTYRIFGDNVNLRESDNIKSKVKKTLSMGTTITILTKTNQIMEQDSVKEYWYQVQSENESGYIWGGLVADYSFPLEGNTILCRNLGVKLRKIELKLIQGNKLLSQAKWEVGPVSNESWDHKIYPTSEFSPNPKFLFGLTYLVFSEIEYGYTNEQLITISPDAKLVSHFSWNPGSCDPPSCAESWLVFPNETLPEDKKIKRKVTKGKPNTIQELTHSFDIDDSNSHEYYKSEYIWNGTIFQKKENQ comes from the coding sequence ATGTCGGGTTACAAATTTTTACTCTACATCCTACTTATTATATTTGTTTTCCCCATCTTTGCCCAAAACCACTGGGATGATTACATTCACGAAAAAACTATTGGATCCACCTATCGCATCTTTGGTGACAATGTAAACCTTAGAGAGTCCGACAATATAAAATCTAAAGTCAAAAAAACACTCTCCATGGGGACTACCATCACCATTCTTACAAAAACGAACCAAATCATGGAACAAGATTCAGTAAAAGAATATTGGTACCAAGTTCAATCAGAGAATGAATCTGGTTATATCTGGGGGGGCCTTGTCGCTGATTATTCCTTTCCTTTGGAAGGAAACACGATCTTATGCAGAAACTTGGGTGTCAAACTTCGCAAAATAGAATTAAAACTAATCCAAGGGAACAAACTTCTGTCCCAAGCAAAATGGGAAGTCGGTCCCGTTAGCAATGAAAGTTGGGATCATAAAATCTACCCAACATCCGAATTTTCACCAAATCCTAAATTTCTATTCGGATTAACATACTTAGTTTTTTCTGAAATTGAATACGGATATACGAACGAACAATTAATTACTATTTCACCAGATGCCAAACTAGTTTCGCATTTTTCGTGGAATCCTGGGTCTTGTGATCCACCATCCTGCGCTGAGTCTTGGTTGGTGTTTCCCAACGAAACATTACCAGAAGATAAAAAAATCAAACGAAAAGTTACGAAAGGAAAACCAAATACAATCCAAGAGTTAACCCATAGTTTTGATATCGATGACTCAAATTCCCACGAATACTACAAATCAGAATATATTTGGAATGGAACCATCTTCCAAAAAAAGGAAAACCAATAA
- a CDS encoding DUF2283 domain-containing protein, with protein MKVTYYSETDSLYIDLATKSAYETKEVSKDINIDLDEKGNPVGIDIHGNASKFVDLSAFALEKR; from the coding sequence ATGAAAGTTACCTATTATTCAGAAACAGATTCCCTCTATATAGATTTAGCCACTAAGTCCGCTTATGAAACCAAAGAAGTTTCGAAGGATATCAATATCGATTTAGATGAAAAAGGAAATCCTGTCGGTATCGACATTCATGGAAATGCTTCCAAATTTGTTGATTTGTCAGCCTTTGCATTGGAGAAACGATAA
- a CDS encoding thiolase family protein codes for MKVTQKIVLAAPARTPFAQIGKALSQYSGHHLGKIVGEEVMKRSGLKPTDIDGVIVGEGFSNAPNSARVIANLLGLPMEIPCLTVANNCVSGLEAVAEATRRIMLGEGKVFLVIGEESQTSMPFVVKNARLNKKTNSLDALVKLLPNDLPEGVELRDTLEDGLGDGETSFGMQVTAEILAQNYALPRETQDKVAYESFKRAFDATQEGRYKPYIMEVKDDEGNMLQADEAVLLREGLVKNPTRMGRAMLLFDNPQMKFDQFKEKYSKYLKKSHGPTLSIFNASPRSDGAAGIIVASEDAAKKLGLVAKAYVNGFNMRGVDPNLMGLGQAEATVALLAETGDKIENIDIIEIHEAFAATAVAALEEIKIRTGLDWEKKFDEKKINPNGGSISIGHPFGATGVRLLHNAIMDFEENKDVKKVLVTACAHGGIAGSMIVERA; via the coding sequence ATGAAAGTAACACAAAAGATAGTACTCGCAGCACCTGCACGAACTCCTTTTGCTCAAATTGGCAAGGCGCTCTCACAGTACTCAGGCCACCACCTCGGAAAAATCGTAGGTGAAGAAGTAATGAAACGCAGTGGTTTGAAACCTACTGATATTGACGGTGTGATCGTTGGAGAAGGATTTTCTAACGCACCTAACTCTGCACGTGTGATTGCCAACTTACTCGGACTTCCGATGGAAATTCCTTGCCTTACTGTTGCCAACAACTGTGTATCTGGTTTGGAAGCAGTTGCTGAAGCCACTCGCCGCATCATGCTTGGCGAAGGAAAAGTATTTCTCGTGATTGGGGAAGAATCACAAACTTCTATGCCATTCGTTGTGAAAAATGCGCGCCTTAACAAAAAAACAAACAGTTTAGATGCTCTAGTCAAACTTCTTCCGAATGACCTTCCTGAAGGTGTAGAACTTCGTGATACATTAGAAGACGGACTTGGTGATGGCGAAACTTCTTTTGGAATGCAAGTGACTGCAGAAATTCTCGCTCAAAACTATGCACTTCCACGCGAAACACAAGACAAAGTTGCTTACGAATCTTTCAAACGTGCCTTTGATGCCACTCAAGAAGGTCGTTACAAACCATATATTATGGAAGTGAAAGACGATGAAGGGAACATGTTACAAGCTGACGAAGCAGTTCTTCTTCGTGAAGGTCTAGTCAAAAACCCAACTCGTATGGGTCGCGCGATGTTACTCTTTGACAACCCTCAAATGAAATTTGACCAGTTCAAAGAAAAATACAGCAAATACTTAAAGAAATCTCATGGACCTACACTTTCCATCTTCAATGCAAGCCCACGTTCTGATGGAGCGGCTGGTATCATTGTAGCTTCTGAAGATGCGGCTAAAAAATTAGGTTTAGTAGCGAAAGCTTATGTAAACGGTTTTAACATGCGCGGTGTAGATCCAAACCTTATGGGTCTTGGCCAAGCAGAAGCAACTGTGGCTCTTCTCGCAGAAACAGGTGATAAAATCGAAAACATCGACATCATCGAAATCCACGAAGCATTTGCTGCAACAGCAGTAGCGGCTCTGGAAGAAATTAAAATCAGAACTGGTCTTGATTGGGAAAAGAAGTTTGATGAGAAAAAAATCAACCCGAACGGTGGATCGATCTCCATTGGACACCCGTTTGGTGCTACTGGTGTGAGACTCCTTCACAACGCTATCATGGACTTTGAAGAAAACAAAGACGTGAAAAAGGTGCTCGTGACTGCTTGTGCACACGGTGGGATCGCAGGATCAATGATTGTAGAAAGAGCATAA
- the ilvC gene encoding ketol-acid reductoisomerase encodes MANIYYDDSCDLNLLKGKTIAVIGYGSQGHAQAQNMKDSGLKVIIGLRDGSKSVKEAKEAGFEVFSVAEAAKKADIIQILAPDTIQADMYKADIEPNLSEGKALVFSHGFNIHYDLITPPKNVDVYMVAPKGPGHLVRRVYTEGGGVPCLIAIYQDATGQAKARALAHASGVGGGRAGILETSFREETETDLFGEQAVLCGGVANLIMSGFETLTEAGYDPEIAYFECLHEVKLITDLIYEGGLARMRYSISDTAEYGDYISGPRIIDAGVKARMKDVLTDIQKDKGAAFAKRWMADTKAGYPEYKKLKEKNAAHPIEEVGRKLRSMMKWLAK; translated from the coding sequence ATGGCAAATATCTATTACGACGACAGTTGCGATCTAAATCTCCTTAAAGGTAAAACCATTGCAGTGATTGGCTACGGAAGCCAAGGTCACGCCCAAGCTCAAAACATGAAAGATTCTGGTTTGAAAGTCATCATCGGACTTCGCGACGGATCCAAATCAGTAAAAGAAGCAAAAGAAGCTGGTTTTGAAGTTTTCAGTGTTGCGGAAGCCGCAAAAAAAGCAGACATCATTCAGATCCTCGCTCCCGACACCATCCAAGCTGACATGTATAAGGCGGACATTGAACCGAACCTTAGCGAAGGGAAAGCTCTTGTATTCTCTCATGGATTTAACATCCATTATGATCTCATCACTCCTCCGAAAAACGTAGACGTGTATATGGTAGCACCAAAAGGTCCAGGACATTTGGTTCGCCGTGTTTACACAGAAGGTGGTGGAGTTCCTTGCCTAATTGCGATCTACCAAGATGCGACTGGCCAAGCCAAAGCTCGTGCCCTCGCTCACGCAAGTGGAGTCGGTGGAGGAAGAGCAGGAATTTTAGAAACATCTTTCCGTGAAGAAACAGAAACTGACCTCTTTGGTGAACAGGCTGTACTTTGTGGTGGAGTTGCCAACCTCATCATGAGTGGATTTGAAACTTTGACGGAAGCCGGATACGATCCAGAGATCGCTTACTTCGAATGTTTACATGAAGTGAAACTCATCACTGATTTGATTTACGAAGGTGGACTTGCTCGTATGCGTTATTCCATTTCTGATACTGCAGAATATGGAGATTATATCAGCGGACCACGAATCATTGATGCCGGAGTGAAAGCTCGTATGAAGGATGTTCTCACTGATATCCAAAAAGATAAAGGTGCAGCGTTCGCTAAACGTTGGATGGCCGATACAAAGGCTGGATACCCTGAATACAAAAAACTCAAAGAAAAAAATGCAGCCCACCCCATCGAGGAAGTAGGAAGAAAACTACGTTCTATGATGAAGTGGCTTGCGAAGTAA